In one Streptomyces venezuelae genomic region, the following are encoded:
- a CDS encoding ATP/GTP-binding protein, with product MSPRRNRPKGAGEPSRATSTGAEPPGRYGGFQSTESWQGEEWSVRHVAGASAAGKRYRCPGCDQEIPSGLAHVVAWPEHSGVDERRHWHKACWNAKDRRTTRVQRSRNAPRY from the coding sequence GTGTCCCCGCGTCGCAACCGCCCCAAGGGCGCCGGAGAGCCGAGCCGAGCGACATCGACGGGTGCGGAGCCCCCGGGGCGCTACGGCGGCTTCCAGAGCACCGAGAGCTGGCAGGGCGAGGAGTGGAGCGTGCGCCACGTCGCGGGCGCGAGCGCCGCGGGCAAGCGGTACCGCTGCCCGGGCTGCGACCAGGAGATCCCGTCGGGCCTCGCGCACGTGGTGGCCTGGCCCGAGCACTCCGGCGTCGACGAGCGCAGGCACTGGCACAAGGCGTGCTGGAACGCGAAGGACCGCCGCACCACGCGGGTGCAGCGGTCCCGTAACGCGCCGAGGTACTAG
- a CDS encoding LLM class flavin-dependent oxidoreductase, whose product MRVGSFVLAAQFPGQGQGEALHRAVRSAEVAEEAGLDSVWLAEHHFVPYGTCPSAVTLAALILGRTRRIRVGTAVSVLPTAHPVALGEQAALLHVTTGGRFSLGVGRGGPWVDLEVFGAGLEAYEKGFPESLDLLLRWLREPRVGGSGERFAFREVAVVPRPQEALNGQGADGPEVVVACTSPSSVRLAAQRCLPMLLGMHVGDDEKAEMVALWNRHARAAGHPPETVSAAPHVSAGVAQVADRRLDAAEALQKAMPGWLKQGLDAHVTVDGRHRAMRDPVAYTELLCGLHPVGTPQVCADRLAATAERTGITRFALLVEGSGDLAATEENVRRLGAEVLPQLG is encoded by the coding sequence ATGCGAGTAGGTAGTTTTGTTCTGGCCGCCCAGTTCCCCGGGCAGGGGCAGGGGGAGGCGCTGCACCGCGCGGTGCGGTCCGCCGAGGTGGCCGAGGAGGCGGGGCTCGATTCGGTCTGGCTCGCCGAGCACCACTTCGTGCCGTACGGCACGTGTCCGTCGGCGGTGACCCTCGCGGCGCTGATCCTCGGGCGGACGCGGCGCATCCGCGTCGGCACTGCCGTGAGCGTACTCCCGACCGCGCACCCCGTGGCGCTCGGCGAGCAGGCGGCGCTGCTGCACGTGACGACCGGCGGCCGGTTCTCGCTCGGCGTCGGCCGCGGCGGTCCCTGGGTGGACCTGGAAGTGTTCGGCGCGGGCCTCGAGGCGTACGAGAAGGGGTTCCCCGAATCCCTCGACCTGCTGCTGCGCTGGTTGCGGGAGCCCCGTGTCGGGGGCAGCGGGGAGCGGTTCGCGTTCCGGGAGGTCGCCGTCGTGCCGCGCCCGCAGGAGGCACTGAACGGCCAGGGCGCCGACGGTCCCGAGGTGGTCGTCGCGTGCACGTCGCCGTCCAGCGTGCGGCTCGCCGCGCAGCGCTGTCTGCCCATGCTGCTCGGCATGCATGTGGGCGACGACGAGAAGGCCGAAATGGTGGCCTTGTGGAATCGGCACGCGCGTGCTGCGGGGCATCCGCCGGAAACGGTCTCCGCGGCGCCCCACGTATCGGCCGGTGTCGCACAGGTCGCGGACCGCCGGCTCGACGCCGCCGAGGCATTACAGAAGGCGATGCCGGGGTGGCTGAAGCAGGGGCTGGACGCCCATGTGACCGTGGACGGCAGGCATCGCGCCATGCGCGACCCGGTGGCGTACACGGAGTTGCTCTGCGGGCTGCACCCCGTGGGCACTCCGCAGGTGTGCGCCGACCGTCTCGCCGCCACCGCCGAGCGCACCGGCATCACACGCTTCGCGCTTCTGGTGGAGGGGTCCGGCGACCTCGCGGCCACGGAGGAGAACGTGCGGCGGCTGGGCGCCGAAGTGCTGCCCCAGCTCGGCTGA
- a CDS encoding SCO5389 family protein, which produces MSLDVSPALLEQAERGEVDEAEFVDCVRTSLPYAWEMISSLVAQLKVDGGEFADNQTPPPDEQARGQLLRALASDAIRGALQRHFGVRLAFQNCHRVAVFPLDPAVDDRLARFTSIRGQLLNQSPELRDC; this is translated from the coding sequence ATGTCGCTCGACGTCTCACCGGCACTGTTGGAACAGGCCGAGCGAGGCGAGGTGGACGAAGCAGAATTCGTCGACTGCGTCCGGACCTCCCTGCCTTACGCATGGGAGATGATCAGCTCACTGGTGGCCCAGCTGAAGGTCGACGGCGGCGAGTTCGCCGACAACCAGACCCCGCCGCCGGACGAGCAGGCGCGTGGCCAGTTGCTGCGCGCGCTCGCGAGTGACGCGATTCGCGGTGCTCTGCAGAGGCATTTCGGAGTGCGTCTGGCATTCCAGAACTGTCACCGTGTGGCAGTGTTCCCGCTTGACCCGGCGGTTGACGACCGGCTCGCCCGCTTCACCTCGATCCGGGGCCAGCTGCTCAACCAGTCGCCCGAACTCCGGGACTGCTGA
- the nucS gene encoding endonuclease NucS codes for MRLVIARCSVDYAGRLTAHLPSAPRLILVKADGSVSIHADDRAYKPLNWMSPPCTLKEGSGDDAGVWTVVNKAGEKLIITMEEVLHDSSHELGVDPGLIKDGVEAHLQELLADRIETLGDGYTLIRREYMTAIGPVDILCRDADGQTVAVEIKRRGEIDGVEQLTRYLELLNRDPHLAPVRGIFAAQEIKPQARVLATDRGIGCTVLDYNALRGIEDDKLRLF; via the coding sequence ATGCGTCTCGTCATTGCCCGATGCTCCGTGGACTACGCGGGCCGGCTCACCGCCCATCTCCCGTCGGCGCCCCGTCTGATCCTCGTGAAGGCGGACGGCAGCGTCTCGATCCACGCGGACGACAGGGCCTACAAACCGCTCAACTGGATGTCTCCGCCCTGCACCTTGAAGGAGGGGTCCGGGGACGACGCCGGCGTGTGGACCGTCGTGAACAAGGCGGGCGAGAAGCTCATCATCACGATGGAGGAAGTCCTCCACGACTCGTCGCACGAGCTCGGGGTCGACCCCGGCCTCATCAAGGACGGCGTGGAAGCGCACCTTCAGGAGCTGCTCGCCGACCGGATCGAGACGCTCGGTGACGGATATACGCTCATCCGCCGCGAATACATGACGGCGATCGGCCCGGTGGACATCCTCTGCCGCGACGCCGACGGGCAGACCGTCGCCGTCGAGATCAAGCGCCGCGGCGAGATCGACGGCGTCGAGCAACTCACCCGGTACCTGGAGCTGTTGAACCGCGACCCGCACCTGGCGCCCGTCAGGGGCATCTTCGCCGCCCAGGAGATCAAGCCGCAGGCGCGCGTCCTCGCCACGGACCGCGGCATCGGCTGCACCGTCCTCGACTACAACGCGCTGCGCGGCATCGAGGACGACAAGCTGCGGCTGTTCTGA
- a CDS encoding ATP-binding protein, with protein MDPMNRGSEEYGHGGIDDDGSARSGRPPREPLTPDFGQPAPALARTVQLVSGDFLLTVNPVDGSEIEPCPPGERPAAPGKRSAADRAELRRASMPPVPPGPALPRLPLLERQEERERLVRLLARGRSVRLTGPAGSGRTALLSAVADDCADLAPDGVVRLSGYRRTPGELLHDLFAAVHDAPLHRPERAQLLEHVHEIGAVVVLDDLEFGGAALDELLDATPECAFLVATTPDVAAPSADSHLEEVFLGGLGRGGGLELLERAVGRVLDDEEANWAGDLWFESEGLPLRFVQAGALLRQRDQLRADPHAFEENGYFVDTPVDAPFDAGSDEHDVPLPSLADGAAPAALLASRLSPSARATLKFAVALGGELPHQAHLPALVGDTHADAALAELVGCALVTPVGAHYRLAAGVRTQLEAVGYAEEAAEYALGAAQHYAWWSGHPSVTPERVAAEADSVQAALAALVATESGAAVLLARTAAPAFAGGLDWGAWERALRSGQEAARNAGEVAEEAYFHHELGILALCGGQLDRARAELEASIGLRGALADKRGMISGRRALALVADRSGGALPGGRTAAGEEVPDARYEESASPPGGIPATFTPSAAAFSRPAPPPEPETLVTSRATPAPGASPAPSRRSVLSGTRRNLVAAGAGALLVAVLGTVVTLGATSDNNDPQNDKVTTEQSAKEDRDDGGLTADEPREDSTNRPGTPGEDGVTGTSDDPTPSDSGKPSDKPSESDEPSGTPSKPSDKPTKPTDKPTKPTDKPTKPTDKPTPPTTPPTTPPTTPPTTPPTTPPDEESPPTSPDNSNSASGPGAEDRI; from the coding sequence ATGGACCCGATGAACCGGGGATCCGAAGAGTACGGCCACGGCGGCATCGACGACGACGGCTCGGCGCGCTCCGGACGCCCACCGCGCGAACCCTTGACACCCGATTTCGGGCAGCCCGCACCCGCGCTCGCCCGCACCGTCCAGCTCGTCTCCGGCGACTTCCTGCTCACCGTCAACCCCGTCGACGGCAGCGAGATCGAACCCTGCCCGCCCGGTGAACGCCCCGCCGCGCCCGGCAAGCGCTCCGCCGCCGACCGCGCGGAGCTGCGCCGCGCCTCGATGCCGCCCGTGCCGCCGGGGCCCGCACTGCCCAGGCTGCCGCTCCTGGAGCGCCAGGAAGAGCGTGAGCGGCTCGTACGGCTCCTCGCGCGCGGCCGCTCGGTCCGGCTGACCGGACCCGCCGGTTCGGGCCGCACGGCGCTCCTGAGCGCCGTCGCCGACGACTGCGCGGACCTCGCCCCCGACGGCGTCGTCCGCCTCTCCGGCTACCGCAGGACACCCGGCGAGCTGCTCCACGACCTCTTCGCCGCCGTCCACGACGCGCCGCTGCACCGCCCCGAACGCGCCCAGCTCCTCGAGCACGTCCACGAGATCGGCGCGGTCGTCGTCCTCGACGACCTCGAATTCGGCGGCGCCGCCCTCGACGAGCTGCTCGACGCGACACCCGAATGCGCCTTCCTCGTCGCCACCACGCCCGACGTGGCGGCGCCCTCCGCCGACTCCCACCTCGAAGAGGTCTTCCTCGGCGGCCTCGGCCGCGGCGGCGGCCTCGAACTCCTGGAGCGCGCCGTCGGCCGCGTCCTCGACGACGAGGAGGCCAACTGGGCCGGCGACCTGTGGTTCGAGTCCGAGGGCCTGCCGCTGCGCTTCGTCCAGGCCGGTGCCCTGCTCCGCCAGCGCGACCAGCTCCGCGCCGACCCGCACGCCTTCGAGGAGAACGGCTACTTCGTCGACACCCCCGTCGACGCACCCTTCGACGCCGGTTCCGACGAGCACGACGTACCTCTGCCCTCCCTCGCCGACGGCGCCGCGCCCGCGGCGCTGCTCGCCTCACGGCTGAGCCCGTCCGCCCGCGCCACCCTGAAGTTCGCCGTCGCCCTCGGCGGCGAACTGCCGCACCAGGCCCACCTGCCCGCCCTCGTGGGCGACACCCACGCCGACGCGGCCCTCGCCGAGCTCGTCGGCTGCGCCCTGGTCACCCCCGTCGGCGCGCACTACCGCCTCGCCGCCGGGGTCCGCACCCAGCTGGAGGCCGTCGGGTACGCGGAGGAGGCCGCCGAGTACGCCCTGGGCGCCGCCCAGCACTACGCCTGGTGGTCCGGGCACCCCTCCGTCACCCCCGAGCGGGTCGCCGCCGAGGCGGACTCCGTCCAGGCCGCCCTCGCCGCGCTGGTCGCCACCGAGAGCGGCGCGGCCGTGCTGCTCGCCCGCACCGCGGCGCCCGCCTTCGCGGGTGGGCTCGACTGGGGCGCCTGGGAGCGTGCCCTGCGCTCCGGACAGGAAGCGGCACGGAACGCGGGCGAGGTCGCCGAAGAGGCGTACTTCCATCACGAGCTGGGCATCCTCGCGCTCTGCGGCGGACAGCTCGACCGGGCCCGCGCCGAGCTGGAGGCGTCCATAGGCCTGCGCGGCGCGCTCGCCGACAAGCGCGGCATGATCTCCGGGCGCAGGGCCCTCGCGCTGGTCGCCGACCGCTCGGGCGGCGCGCTGCCCGGCGGGCGCACGGCGGCGGGCGAAGAGGTGCCCGACGCGCGCTACGAGGAATCGGCGTCGCCGCCCGGCGGCATCCCCGCCACGTTCACCCCGTCCGCGGCCGCGTTCTCCCGGCCCGCGCCGCCCCCGGAGCCGGAGACGCTCGTCACCAGCAGGGCGACGCCGGCGCCCGGCGCGAGCCCCGCGCCGAGCCGCCGCTCCGTTCTCAGCGGCACCCGCCGCAACCTCGTCGCCGCGGGCGCCGGAGCCCTGCTCGTCGCCGTACTCGGCACCGTCGTCACCCTCGGCGCCACGTCCGACAACAACGATCCGCAGAACGACAAGGTCACCACGGAGCAGTCGGCGAAGGAGGACCGCGACGACGGCGGCCTCACCGCCGACGAGCCGCGGGAGGACTCCACGAACCGCCCCGGCACACCCGGCGAGGACGGCGTCACCGGCACGTCCGACGACCCGACGCCGAGCGACAGCGGCAAGCCCTCGGACAAGCCGAGCGAGAGCGACGAGCCGTCGGGTACGCCGTCAAAGCCCTCGGACAAGCCGACGAAGCCGACCGACAAGCCGACCAAGCCCACGGACAAGCCCACCAAGCCGACCGACAAGCCGACTCCGCCGACCACACCCCCGACGACCCCGCCGACCACTCCGCCCACGACCCCGCCGACGACGCCTCCCGACGAGGAGTCGCCGCCGACCTCGCCCGACAACTCGAACTCGGCGAGCGGCCCGGGGGCCGAGGACAGGATCTGA
- a CDS encoding STAS domain-containing protein: protein MHIRGDQAQLVVGGRLDVRSAADARTVLHSAVDDGAGDLVLDLSELDSWDATGLGVIMGAHRRAGRCGRRLVLRHVPPQMQRLLVATRLHRILAIEGGIGVESLPRV from the coding sequence ATGCACATCAGGGGCGACCAGGCCCAGCTGGTCGTCGGGGGACGCCTCGACGTACGCAGCGCGGCGGACGCCCGCACGGTCCTGCACTCGGCCGTCGACGACGGCGCCGGCGACCTGGTGCTCGACCTGTCCGAACTCGACTCGTGGGACGCCACGGGCCTCGGCGTCATCATGGGCGCCCACCGCCGTGCCGGACGCTGCGGACGCAGACTCGTCCTGCGCCACGTACCGCCGCAGATGCAGCGCCTCCTCGTGGCGACCCGGCTGCACCGCATCCTCGCCATCGAGGGCGGCATCGGAGTCGAATCGCTCCCCAGAGTTTGA
- a CDS encoding 3-hydroxyacyl-CoA dehydrogenase family protein — translation MARKLAVIGAGLMGSGIAQVSAQAGWDVVLRDVTDEALTRGTDGIKASYDKFVSKGKLAAEDAEAALGRITTTTDLDAVADADIVVEAVFEKLEVKHEIFRTLDKLVRDDAVLASNTSAIPITKIAAVTEHPERVVGAHFFSPVPMMQLCELVRGYKTSDETLARTREFAESVGKTCIVVNRDVAGFVTTRLISALVVEAAKLYESGVATAEDIDIACKLGFGHAMGPLATADLTGVDILLHATSNIYTESQDEKFAPPELMRRMVDAGDIGRKSGQGFYKH, via the coding sequence GTGGCACGGAAGCTCGCCGTCATCGGAGCCGGACTCATGGGGTCCGGCATCGCTCAGGTCTCCGCCCAGGCGGGCTGGGACGTCGTCCTGCGCGACGTCACCGATGAGGCCCTGACCCGCGGCACCGACGGGATCAAGGCGTCGTACGACAAGTTCGTGAGCAAGGGCAAGCTCGCGGCCGAGGACGCGGAGGCCGCGCTCGGACGCATCACGACCACCACCGACCTGGACGCCGTCGCCGACGCGGACATCGTCGTCGAGGCCGTCTTCGAGAAGCTCGAGGTCAAGCACGAGATCTTCCGCACGCTCGACAAGCTCGTGCGCGACGACGCCGTGCTCGCCTCCAACACCTCCGCCATCCCGATCACCAAGATCGCGGCCGTGACGGAGCACCCGGAGCGCGTCGTCGGCGCCCACTTCTTCTCGCCCGTCCCGATGATGCAGCTCTGCGAGCTGGTGCGCGGCTACAAGACCAGCGACGAAACCCTCGCCCGCACCCGTGAGTTCGCCGAGTCCGTCGGCAAGACCTGCATCGTCGTCAACCGCGACGTCGCCGGCTTCGTGACGACCCGGCTCATCTCCGCGCTCGTCGTCGAGGCCGCCAAGCTCTACGAGTCGGGCGTCGCCACCGCCGAGGACATCGACATCGCCTGCAAGCTCGGCTTCGGCCACGCCATGGGGCCGCTCGCGACCGCCGACCTCACGGGCGTCGACATCCTGCTGCACGCCACGAGCAACATCTACACGGAATCCCAGGACGAGAAGTTCGCGCCGCCGGAGCTGATGCGCCGGATGGTTGACGCCGGTGACATCGGGCGCAAGAGCGGGCAAGGGTTCTACAAGCACTGA
- a CDS encoding TetR/AcrR family transcriptional regulator → MSEGLRERKKRQTKQRISDIATGLFLEHGFVTVTIAEIADAADVSVNTVYNYFPAKEDLFLDRGDDVVDRLSRYVRGRRDGESAADAVLRELRADVEGVSPAVGLFPGWADFMKVITEAHALRSRLWAIQQEALDRLTATLAEETGAADGDPLPGLVAGQLSWVHSTLMAWIGDEMSKCREPAEVSREALALLDEMEDLLSRKVLNYAPRAAE, encoded by the coding sequence ATGAGTGAGGGCCTGCGGGAGCGCAAGAAGAGGCAGACGAAGCAGCGGATCTCGGACATCGCGACCGGGCTCTTCCTGGAGCACGGGTTCGTCACCGTGACCATCGCCGAGATCGCGGACGCCGCGGACGTCTCGGTCAACACGGTCTACAACTACTTTCCGGCCAAGGAGGACCTGTTCCTCGACCGGGGCGACGACGTCGTCGACCGCCTCTCCCGGTACGTGCGGGGCCGCCGCGACGGAGAATCCGCCGCCGACGCCGTCCTGCGCGAGCTGCGCGCCGACGTGGAGGGCGTCTCGCCGGCCGTCGGGCTCTTCCCCGGCTGGGCCGACTTCATGAAGGTCATCACCGAGGCGCACGCCCTGCGCTCACGACTCTGGGCGATCCAGCAGGAGGCCCTCGACCGGCTCACGGCCACCCTCGCCGAGGAGACCGGGGCCGCCGATGGCGACCCGCTCCCCGGCCTCGTCGCCGGACAGCTCTCCTGGGTCCACAGCACGCTCATGGCGTGGATCGGCGACGAGATGTCCAAGTGCCGCGAGCCCGCCGAGGTCTCCCGCGAAGCCCTCGCGCTGCTCGACGAGATGGAGGACCTGCTGAGCCGGAAGGTGCTCAACTACGCGCCGCGCGCCGCCGAATGA
- a CDS encoding ABC transporter ATP-binding protein — MAIISTSGLARTFQTKGGPVDAVRGIDLRVEPGEILGFLGPNGAGKTTTLRMLTTLLPPTGGAATVAGRDLAKDPEGVRERIGYVAQSGGVDLSISVREELVTQGRLYRLTKAQAAARAEELAHDLGLTELMERPCAALSGGQRRRLDIALGLTHRPEVLFLDEPTTGLDPGSRADLWQLVRKLRDDHGTTVFLTTHYLDEADALSDRLVVVDRGVVVAEGTPSALKLRYGGSIDATLQDTFLAITGRDIAPKDTTPVAV, encoded by the coding sequence ATGGCAATCATCAGCACCTCCGGGCTCGCCCGGACCTTCCAGACCAAGGGCGGCCCCGTCGACGCCGTGCGCGGCATCGACCTGCGCGTCGAGCCCGGCGAGATCCTCGGCTTCCTCGGGCCGAACGGCGCGGGCAAGACCACGACCCTGCGCATGCTGACCACGCTGCTCCCGCCCACCGGCGGCGCCGCCACCGTCGCAGGCCGCGATCTGGCGAAGGACCCCGAGGGCGTCCGCGAGAGGATCGGGTACGTCGCCCAGTCCGGCGGCGTCGACCTGAGCATCTCCGTACGCGAGGAACTCGTCACCCAGGGCAGGCTCTACCGCCTGACGAAGGCTCAGGCGGCGGCCCGCGCGGAGGAACTGGCACACGACCTCGGCCTGACCGAGCTGATGGAGCGGCCCTGCGCGGCACTCTCCGGCGGCCAGCGCAGGCGGCTCGACATCGCCCTGGGACTCACCCACCGGCCCGAGGTTCTCTTCCTCGACGAACCGACCACCGGACTCGACCCGGGCAGCCGGGCCGACCTGTGGCAGCTGGTGCGCAAGCTACGCGACGACCACGGCACGACCGTCTTCCTCACCACGCACTACCTCGACGAGGCCGACGCGCTCTCCGACCGTCTGGTCGTCGTCGACCGGGGCGTCGTCGTCGCCGAGGGCACACCGAGCGCACTCAAGCTCCGGTACGGCGGCTCGATCGACGCCACCCTCCAGGACACGTTCCTCGCCATCACCGGGCGCGACATCGCGCCGAAGGATACGACCCCCGTCGCCGTCTGA
- a CDS encoding ABC transporter permease, giving the protein MPALLADTALIFGRYARQTLRSKFQILFGVLTPLLYLLLFGPLLTDLPLGSDGDSWQVLVPGLLLQLGLFGATFSGFALIIEKQFGVVERMRVTPVSRLALLLGRILRDAALFVFQAVLLVLASLAMGLRAPIAGILIGFAFVGLLAAGLASLSYALAMKVDKPHEFGPAVNAVSMPSMLLSGLMLPMALAPAWLDVLSHFMPFRYLVDAVRAGYVGDYATTTMLYGVLMALAFVLVSVTVGTRVFRRAGA; this is encoded by the coding sequence ATGCCTGCACTGCTCGCCGACACCGCCCTGATCTTCGGGCGGTACGCCCGGCAGACCCTGCGCTCCAAGTTCCAGATCCTGTTCGGCGTCCTCACCCCGCTGCTCTACCTCCTCCTCTTCGGCCCGCTCCTCACCGATCTGCCGCTCGGCTCCGACGGCGACTCCTGGCAGGTGCTCGTACCGGGCCTGCTGCTCCAACTCGGCCTGTTCGGCGCCACGTTCAGCGGGTTCGCGCTCATCATCGAGAAGCAGTTCGGCGTGGTGGAGCGGATGCGGGTGACGCCCGTGAGCCGTCTCGCGCTGCTCCTCGGGCGGATCCTGCGCGACGCCGCGCTCTTCGTCTTCCAGGCGGTGCTGCTCGTGCTCGCCTCGCTGGCGATGGGGCTCAGGGCGCCGATCGCGGGCATCCTCATCGGCTTCGCGTTCGTGGGGCTCCTGGCGGCCGGTCTCGCCTCGCTGTCGTACGCGCTGGCCATGAAGGTCGACAAGCCGCACGAGTTCGGGCCCGCCGTCAACGCGGTGAGCATGCCCTCGATGCTGCTCTCCGGCCTGATGCTGCCGATGGCGCTCGCGCCGGCCTGGCTCGACGTCCTCTCCCACTTCATGCCGTTCCGCTACCTCGTCGACGCGGTGCGCGCGGGATACGTGGGCGACTACGCGACCACGACCATGCTGTACGGCGTCCTGATGGCCCTCGCCTTCGTCCTGGTCTCCGTGACGGTGGGCACACGTGTCTTCAGGCGGGCCGGAGCATAA
- a CDS encoding cob(I)yrinic acid a,c-diamide adenosyltransferase codes for MVNLTRIYTRTGDRGTTALGDMSRTAKTDLRISAYADANEANAAIGSAIALGQLDAEVVKVLVRVQNDLFDVGADLSTPVVEDPKYPPLRVEQSYIDKLEGDCDRFLEELEKLRSFILPGGTPGAALLHQACTVVRRAERSTWAAFEVHGDTMNPLTATYLNRLSDLLFILARTANKAVGDVLWVPGGER; via the coding sequence ATGGTCAATCTGACGCGCATCTACACCAGGACCGGCGACCGGGGCACGACGGCCCTCGGGGACATGAGCCGCACCGCCAAGACCGATCTGCGCATCTCGGCGTACGCCGACGCCAACGAGGCCAACGCGGCCATCGGCTCGGCGATCGCGCTCGGGCAGCTCGACGCGGAGGTGGTGAAGGTCCTCGTACGCGTCCAGAACGACCTCTTCGACGTGGGCGCCGACCTCTCCACGCCGGTCGTGGAGGACCCGAAGTACCCGCCGCTGCGCGTCGAGCAGTCCTACATCGACAAGCTGGAGGGGGACTGCGACCGCTTCCTGGAGGAGCTGGAGAAGCTGCGCAGCTTCATCCTGCCAGGGGGTACGCCGGGTGCGGCGCTGCTGCACCAGGCCTGCACGGTGGTGCGGCGCGCCGAGCGGTCGACGTGGGCGGCCTTCGAGGTCCACGGCGACACGATGAACCCGCTGACCGCGACCTACCTCAACCGCCTCTCCGACCTCCTCTTCATCCTCGCGCGTACGGCGAACAAGGCGGTCGGGGACGTGCTGTGGGTGCCGGGCGGCGAGCGGTAG
- a CDS encoding sensor histidine kinase, translating into MALSLPRPQRVDVQIAAASLLCGLALWALGLNAQTDRPLGSTWALLPLLVLAGLELLRSTKPQFALVMATFALVTDQFTAGNLASILMFTDIMYAAVVYGSPAAARRIPITSGVITVAMTVAFLAWWQDPQAVLLGVATGIVAFTPAATGVLVRNHREATAAAKLRAEQTALLAEMDRVQAVGAERARMARELHDMVANHLSAIAIHSTAALSLDDPKTSKDALAVIRENSVEGLAEMRRLIGILRDQTGDLEPAAAPTLDGLAALVAGARTNGLDVTLDDARDPQGPKLPAPVELAAYRIVQESLTNALKHASPGLVTVTLTQRPRALTVRVTSPYGDPSGPRAPGSGAGLVGMRERTDLLGGTFESGPESTPDGKVWSVFATLPVEPADEGAKE; encoded by the coding sequence ATGGCCCTGTCCCTGCCCCGCCCGCAACGCGTCGACGTACAGATCGCCGCGGCCAGCCTGCTGTGCGGGCTCGCGCTGTGGGCGCTCGGGCTGAACGCGCAGACGGACCGGCCGCTGGGCAGCACCTGGGCGCTGCTCCCGCTCCTCGTCCTTGCGGGGCTCGAACTGCTGCGCAGCACCAAGCCTCAGTTCGCGCTGGTGATGGCCACGTTCGCGCTGGTGACGGACCAGTTCACGGCGGGCAACCTCGCGTCGATCCTGATGTTCACGGACATCATGTACGCGGCCGTGGTGTACGGCTCCCCGGCCGCCGCCCGCCGCATCCCGATCACGTCGGGCGTCATCACGGTGGCCATGACCGTGGCCTTCCTCGCCTGGTGGCAGGACCCCCAGGCCGTCCTCCTCGGCGTCGCGACCGGCATCGTGGCCTTCACGCCCGCCGCCACCGGCGTCCTGGTGCGCAACCACCGCGAGGCCACCGCCGCGGCGAAGCTGCGGGCCGAGCAGACCGCGCTGCTCGCCGAGATGGACCGGGTCCAGGCCGTGGGCGCCGAGCGCGCCAGGATGGCCAGGGAGCTGCACGACATGGTCGCCAACCACCTGTCGGCGATCGCCATCCACTCGACGGCCGCGCTCTCCCTCGACGATCCGAAGACCAGCAAGGACGCCCTCGCCGTCATCCGCGAGAACAGCGTCGAGGGCCTCGCGGAGATGCGCCGGCTCATCGGCATCCTGCGCGACCAGACCGGCGACCTGGAGCCCGCGGCCGCGCCCACCCTGGACGGCCTGGCCGCCCTCGTCGCGGGCGCCCGCACCAACGGCCTGGACGTCACGCTCGACGACGCCCGCGATCCGCAGGGCCCCAAGCTGCCCGCGCCGGTCGAGCTCGCGGCGTACCGCATCGTGCAGGAGTCCCTGACGAACGCCCTCAAGCACGCGTCCCCCGGCCTCGTCACCGTGACCCTCACCCAGCGGCCGCGCGCCCTGACCGTCCGCGTGACCTCCCCGTACGGGGACCCCTCGGGGCCGCGCGCCCCCGGCTCCGGCGCCGGCCTCGTCGGCATGCGCGAGCGCACCGATCTCCTCGGCGGCACCTTCGAATCGGGCCCCGAGAGCACCCCTGACGGCAAGGTGTGGAGCGTCTTCGCGACCCTGCCCGTCGAACCGGCGGACGAAGGAGCCAAGGAATGA